A single genomic interval of Arthrobacter globiformis harbors:
- a CDS encoding alpha/beta hydrolase has translation MLTRTGAFSSRFRPATTTHWSLAVPLPEQASQVLPVAVFLHGLGGSSEVLLRELVADQALQRHLDDGGQPFGLAAVDGGDSWWHARADGSDTQSMLVLEFLPFLAEQGFDLGRVGLFGTSMGGFGALLLASRGRVSGLRAVAAMSPAVWSSYEAGMRGAFDGPADFAANDVFALRPRLAAISKRIDCGSEDELASTVRQYRSGLPGRVEGGFQPGGHDGLYWRSILPDVLDFLGRHLG, from the coding sequence GTGTTGACCCGGACAGGCGCTTTTAGCTCCCGCTTCCGCCCGGCGACTACCACGCACTGGTCCCTGGCGGTGCCGCTTCCGGAGCAGGCCAGCCAGGTGCTGCCGGTGGCGGTCTTCCTGCACGGGCTGGGCGGCAGCAGCGAGGTTTTACTGCGCGAGCTCGTTGCGGACCAGGCCCTGCAGCGCCATCTGGACGACGGCGGCCAGCCCTTTGGGCTTGCTGCCGTGGACGGCGGCGACTCCTGGTGGCATGCCCGCGCCGACGGCAGCGATACGCAGTCGATGCTGGTGCTGGAGTTCCTGCCGTTCCTGGCCGAGCAGGGGTTCGACCTCGGAAGGGTCGGCCTCTTCGGCACGTCGATGGGAGGGTTCGGTGCCCTCCTCCTGGCGTCTCGGGGCAGAGTGTCCGGACTTCGCGCCGTTGCGGCCATGAGCCCGGCCGTCTGGTCCAGCTACGAAGCGGGCATGCGGGGCGCCTTCGACGGCCCGGCCGATTTCGCGGCGAATGACGTTTTCGCGCTCCGTCCCAGGCTTGCAGCGATTTCCAAGCGGATCGACTGCGGCAGTGAGGATGAACTGGCGTCGACGGTGCGCCAGTACCGTTCGGGACTGCCCGGCCGGGTGGAGGGAGGCTTTCAGCCCGGCGGCCATGACGGCCTGTACTGGCGTTCGATCCTCCCGGACGTGCTGGACTTCCTGGGCCGCCACCTGGGCTGA
- a CDS encoding YaaA family protein, with protein MLILLPPSEGKTPAVHGDAMDWASLSFPVLNTYRAKVLDALGTVSSHEDALALLGVGASLRDDVERNTRLHAEPAAPAHQVYSGVLYDALGYRSMTPAQRRRADGSVLVISALWGAIRFADAVPAYRLSMSTALPDVGRLASFWKPQLTEALGEIAGGQLLVDCRSSTYAAAWTPPPADTVAVNVFTEVNGARKVVSHFAKHTRGELARYLLTRRGQAPATPEQLRKAAAEKWQAELVPGTARKAHALNIILPN; from the coding sequence GTGCTGATTCTGCTACCCCCATCCGAAGGCAAGACCCCGGCCGTCCACGGTGACGCCATGGACTGGGCTTCGCTGAGTTTTCCTGTGCTGAACACCTACCGGGCCAAGGTGCTCGACGCGCTGGGGACAGTCAGTTCGCATGAGGACGCCCTCGCCTTGCTGGGCGTCGGCGCCTCCCTTAGGGACGACGTCGAACGCAACACCCGGCTCCACGCCGAACCGGCGGCGCCGGCCCACCAGGTGTATTCGGGCGTGCTGTACGACGCCCTGGGCTACAGGTCGATGACGCCGGCGCAGCGGCGCCGGGCGGATGGCTCGGTGCTGGTCATCTCCGCGCTGTGGGGCGCCATCCGGTTCGCCGACGCAGTGCCCGCCTACCGGCTGTCCATGTCAACGGCCCTGCCCGACGTCGGACGCCTTGCCTCATTCTGGAAACCGCAGCTTACCGAGGCCCTCGGCGAAATTGCCGGTGGCCAGCTCCTGGTTGATTGCCGGTCCAGCACCTACGCCGCCGCTTGGACTCCCCCGCCGGCAGACACTGTGGCGGTCAACGTGTTCACTGAGGTGAACGGTGCGCGCAAGGTGGTCAGCCACTTTGCCAAGCACACCCGGGGAGAGCTGGCCCGGTACCTGCTGACGCGGCGGGGCCAGGCCCCGGCGACGCCGGAGCAGCTGCGTAAGGCGGCGGCCGAGAAGTGGCAGGCCGAACTCGTTCCGGGCACAGCACGCAAGGCCCACGCCCTCAACATCATCCTGCCCAACTAG
- a CDS encoding zinc ribbon domain-containing protein, which produces MAKAAPAEQLKLLELQGLDARLKSLSNRRRTLESDPRITDLEAALSVANGELGAAKLAVHDAEAELKRAEADVEQVATRIERDEAKLNSGTGLSKDLVALQKDIASLNKRRSDLEDVELEVLERLDVLRERQAAQQSIVDDIQGSFGGIRAELDAALAEVAAEETEVAGKRAGFAAGLDAGMLEVYEKTLARRGVGAARLFHGTSEGSGMQLSPGDLAEIKAASEDDIVFCPDSGCILVRSAEWV; this is translated from the coding sequence GTGGCCAAGGCAGCACCGGCGGAACAATTGAAGTTGCTCGAGCTCCAGGGCCTGGACGCCCGGCTGAAGTCACTGTCCAACCGCCGCCGTACCCTTGAATCCGATCCCCGGATCACCGATCTTGAGGCCGCCCTCAGCGTTGCCAACGGTGAGCTGGGCGCCGCGAAACTCGCCGTCCATGACGCCGAAGCGGAACTGAAGCGGGCCGAAGCCGATGTGGAGCAGGTGGCGACCCGGATCGAACGGGACGAGGCAAAGCTCAACAGCGGAACCGGTCTCTCCAAGGATCTCGTCGCTCTGCAGAAGGACATTGCTTCGCTCAACAAGCGCCGTTCGGACCTGGAGGACGTAGAACTGGAGGTCCTCGAGCGGTTGGATGTCCTGCGCGAACGTCAGGCTGCCCAGCAGAGCATCGTGGACGACATTCAGGGTTCATTTGGCGGGATCCGTGCAGAGCTCGACGCGGCGCTGGCCGAGGTCGCTGCCGAGGAGACCGAGGTGGCAGGCAAGCGGGCGGGCTTCGCCGCTGGGCTGGACGCAGGAATGCTTGAAGTCTACGAGAAGACCCTGGCCCGCCGCGGAGTGGGCGCGGCCCGGCTCTTCCACGGCACGTCGGAAGGTTCCGGCATGCAGCTGAGCCCCGGCGACCTGGCCGAGATCAAGGCCGCCTCCGAGGACGACATCGTGTTCTGCCCAGACTCCGGCTGCATCCTGGTGCGCTCCGCCGAGTGGGTCTGA